In one window of Limnohabitans sp. MORI2 DNA:
- a CDS encoding putative DNA-binding domain-containing protein codes for MTAMFQSFQQDMARHVRDPHHTMRPAGVPVRRMSVYNEMLFNNVCGFIDTCMPLSRKLLGDTAWRRLCRTFYRDWPLHTPWFRDIPREFVRYLQEGSPKQPLLRWLPDLAHYEWAELAVDVMDVTRPAANPQGDLMANTVVLNPARMDLHYDWAVHRIGEQHKPRKPLDTHLVVYRDADDAVQFTEVNAATAHVLALLDVQPMTGTQAMQHIAEQMQHPQPEQLVAFGTSLLKQLQEQDIILGTLP; via the coding sequence CACGTGCGTGACCCGCATCACACGATGCGCCCAGCAGGCGTGCCCGTGCGGCGCATGTCGGTGTACAACGAGATGCTGTTCAACAACGTGTGCGGCTTCATCGACACCTGCATGCCGCTGAGTCGTAAGTTGCTGGGTGACACCGCATGGCGACGTTTGTGCCGTACTTTTTACCGCGATTGGCCTTTGCACACGCCATGGTTTCGCGACATACCGCGTGAGTTTGTGCGCTATTTGCAAGAGGGCAGCCCCAAGCAACCGCTGCTGCGCTGGTTGCCTGACTTGGCGCATTACGAGTGGGCCGAGCTGGCGGTGGATGTGATGGACGTGACGCGCCCAGCGGCCAACCCACAAGGCGACCTGATGGCAAACACCGTGGTGCTCAACCCTGCACGCATGGACTTGCACTACGACTGGGCGGTGCATCGCATTGGCGAGCAACACAAACCACGCAAACCTTTGGACACGCATTTGGTGGTGTACCGCGATGCAGACGATGCGGTGCAGTTCACCGAAGTGAATGCCGCCACCGCACATGTGCTCGCGCTGCTAGACGTGCAGCCCATGACCGGTACACAAGCGATGCAGCACATCGCCGAACAAATGCAACACCCGCAGCCTGAACAACTGGTGGCGTTTGGTACCAGCTTGCTCAAGCAACTTCAAGAACAAGACATTATTTTGGGAACGCTGCCATGA
- a CDS encoding DoxX family protein: MSHSIHHVCMKTRLNQYLGTFDALGLWLGLLSLRLILGWDFFESGLEKFNGENWFADIQDQFPFPFNLVPPNISWQMAMWFELLGGIAFVIGFGTRFFSVSLLVLSVVAIASVHWPEAWSTWRELAQGYVFTDKGFGNFKYPVVLMGMLWTLLWMGPGRLSFDYVLRSRCANHNAATPTTLAASMTHKPTV; the protein is encoded by the coding sequence ATGAGCCACAGCATCCATCACGTGTGTATGAAAACACGCCTCAATCAATACCTCGGCACATTCGACGCGTTGGGTTTGTGGCTAGGTCTGCTCAGCTTGCGTTTGATCTTGGGTTGGGACTTTTTTGAATCCGGTTTAGAAAAATTCAACGGCGAAAACTGGTTTGCAGATATTCAAGATCAGTTCCCGTTTCCCTTCAACCTCGTGCCGCCCAACATCAGCTGGCAAATGGCCATGTGGTTTGAGTTGCTTGGTGGCATTGCTTTTGTCATCGGGTTTGGCACGCGCTTTTTCTCGGTGTCGTTGCTGGTGCTGAGTGTGGTGGCCATAGCCAGCGTGCACTGGCCCGAGGCATGGAGCACTTGGCGCGAGCTGGCGCAAGGTTATGTGTTCACCGACAAAGGTTTTGGCAACTTCAAGTACCCCGTGGTGCTGATGGGCATGTTGTGGACCTTGTTGTGGATGGGGCCTGGCCGGTTGTCGTTTGACTATGTGTTGCGCAGCCGCTGTGCTAACCACAACGCTGCTACACCCACCACGCTGGCCGCCAGCATGACCCACAAGCCCACGGTGTAA
- a CDS encoding MFS transporter: MSQNHFHPRDARFVWALSLLQLISWGSVFYGFALFMEPLEQALGMNRAESSLGFSLMLLAEGVLAFPVGRWIDRGHERTVMTVGSLLVALAFVLHSQITTVLEFYAVWAVLGVGLAGTLYPPAFAVLTRRFPQHFRRAIIILTFLGGLASTVFIPLVAWLIDALGWRDALCVLAAMHLLVCAPVHWLLLRDAPQRAVLASTQTDSATFWHFVRQPQFWLLATFVVLLMGVTSALPAHMVSLLRESGMAESWAIAVPASIGVLQVMGRLGLYMAEHRVDVHATNRWVTVLIPLGFLTLLIGAGHGLWGVLFVVFYGLGNGMLTIVKGTVMAQYVSREHMGSLNGLLGLPMALARAAAPWLMGLLWSAEVGYTVGLWVMLAASVVGVAALWLAQRLRNT, from the coding sequence ATGTCTCAAAACCATTTCCATCCGCGTGACGCACGCTTTGTTTGGGCGCTTTCGCTACTGCAACTCATCAGTTGGGGAAGTGTGTTTTACGGATTCGCTTTGTTCATGGAGCCGCTCGAACAAGCCTTGGGCATGAACCGGGCTGAATCGTCTTTGGGCTTTAGCTTGATGTTGTTGGCCGAAGGCGTGTTGGCTTTCCCAGTGGGTCGCTGGATTGATCGCGGGCATGAACGCACAGTGATGACAGTTGGCTCACTGCTGGTGGCATTGGCGTTTGTGCTGCACAGCCAAATCACGACAGTGCTTGAGTTTTATGCGGTGTGGGCTGTATTGGGTGTGGGCTTGGCGGGCACGTTGTACCCGCCTGCGTTTGCAGTGCTGACGCGACGATTTCCGCAGCACTTCAGACGCGCCATCATCATCCTCACGTTTTTAGGTGGCCTAGCCAGCACCGTGTTTATTCCGCTCGTGGCGTGGCTCATTGATGCGCTAGGCTGGCGCGATGCCCTGTGCGTGTTGGCCGCCATGCACTTGCTGGTATGTGCACCCGTGCATTGGCTGTTGTTACGCGATGCACCGCAACGCGCCGTGCTGGCATCCACACAAACCGACAGCGCCACGTTTTGGCACTTCGTGCGCCAGCCACAGTTTTGGCTGCTGGCCACATTTGTGGTGTTGCTCATGGGCGTCACGTCCGCCCTGCCCGCCCACATGGTGAGCTTGCTGCGCGAAAGTGGCATGGCCGAATCATGGGCGATTGCCGTACCGGCCAGCATTGGTGTGCTGCAAGTGATGGGCCGTTTGGGCTTGTATATGGCCGAACACCGCGTAGACGTGCACGCCACCAACCGTTGGGTGACGGTGCTCATTCCACTAGGCTTTTTAACGCTGCTCATTGGCGCTGGCCACGGACTGTGGGGCGTGCTTTTTGTGGTGTTTTATGGTTTGGGGAACGGCATGCTCACCATCGTCAAAGGCACGGTCATGGCGCAATACGTGAGCCGTGAACACATGGGCAGCTTGAACGGCTTGCTGGGCTTGCCCATGGCATTGGCCCGGGCCGCAGCCCCATGGTTGATGGGGCTGCTGTGGTCTGCCGAGGTCGGTTACACCGTGGGCTTGTGGGTCATGCTGGCGGCCAGCGTGGTGGGTGTAGCAGCGTTGTGGTTAGCACAGCGGCTGCGCAACACATAG
- a CDS encoding DUF692 family multinuclear iron-containing protein, translated as MKHHILQGAGLALRPALLAPLKSRAPDNLQFLELTPPDWIGIGGTAGKDLQQLTQHYPGVCLSQSLSLGGPGVLDKAVLRDLRSFIVEHSIQVFSEALAWSADDAPLFINLPIPSTRQAVQWTVSRITQVQEALGLRIGIRNVMHHMAPTLVEMNEAEFISEVVSASGCSLHLDLHALAANGLHFGFDPHAFLRALPLSSIDYVRVGREYPLLGDVLARTHRRVARCVDDVKQLNLEALTC; from the coding sequence ATGAAACATCACATCCTTCAAGGCGCAGGTTTGGCCTTGCGACCTGCGCTGCTGGCACCGCTGAAAAGCCGTGCCCCTGACAACTTGCAGTTTTTAGAACTCACGCCACCCGATTGGATCGGTATTGGTGGCACGGCGGGTAAAGATTTACAGCAACTCACGCAGCATTACCCCGGCGTGTGTTTGAGTCAGAGCCTGTCACTGGGTGGTCCAGGGGTTTTGGACAAAGCTGTTTTACGTGATCTGCGCAGCTTCATTGTTGAACATAGTATCCAGGTGTTTTCTGAAGCCTTGGCTTGGAGCGCGGACGACGCGCCCTTGTTCATCAACTTGCCCATTCCCAGTACGCGCCAAGCAGTGCAGTGGACGGTGTCACGCATTACCCAAGTGCAAGAAGCGTTGGGTTTGCGCATTGGTATTCGAAATGTGATGCACCACATGGCTCCCACTTTGGTGGAGATGAATGAAGCAGAGTTCATTTCTGAAGTTGTCAGCGCCTCAGGCTGCAGTCTGCATTTGGACTTGCATGCATTGGCGGCCAACGGCTTGCATTTTGGTTTTGATCCACATGCGTTTTTGCGCGCTTTGCCCTTGAGCAGCATTGACTACGTGCGCGTGGGGCGCGAGTACCCCTTGTTGGGCGATGTGTTGGCGCGCACCCATCGACGCGTGGCACGTTGTGTGGACGATGTGAAACAACTCAACTTGGAGGCTCTGACATGCTGA
- a CDS encoding putative DNA-binding domain-containing protein produces the protein MLTDFRQYQFALARHLRDPLGVPAPDGVDKVAAAACTQEMVKHLCDVLEPAFPITQALLGEDIWEHAVRLFLKDAPNHTPWASTTQRAFVEHVCESPEMQTLPAWLQDLAHFEWLQNAVNTAPVKWPAFDDAADVMRHAVVLNPTHVEAAYEWPVHSIDTDHEPDDMQSTYVSMLRDMDDELHVFESSVFRGQLLDLLREGQTGEQAFLVLARWLSHPEPEAFVREGVEVMAQLQREGIVLGARA, from the coding sequence ATGCTGACCGATTTCCGCCAATACCAATTTGCTCTAGCCCGCCATTTACGCGACCCTTTGGGTGTGCCAGCCCCCGATGGCGTCGACAAAGTTGCCGCTGCTGCTTGTACCCAAGAAATGGTGAAACATTTGTGCGATGTGTTGGAGCCCGCCTTTCCGATAACCCAAGCGTTGTTAGGCGAGGATATTTGGGAGCATGCGGTGCGCCTCTTCTTAAAAGATGCACCCAATCACACCCCTTGGGCCAGCACCACGCAACGTGCCTTTGTTGAGCATGTGTGCGAAAGCCCCGAGATGCAAACCTTACCTGCCTGGCTACAAGACTTGGCGCATTTCGAATGGCTACAAAACGCAGTCAACACGGCACCTGTGAAGTGGCCCGCTTTTGATGACGCGGCGGATGTGATGCGCCATGCGGTGGTGCTTAACCCGACGCATGTGGAGGCGGCTTACGAATGGCCCGTGCACAGCATTGACACCGACCACGAACCTGACGACATGCAAAGCACCTATGTGTCGATGTTGCGAGACATGGACGATGAGTTGCATGTGTTTGAGAGCAGCGTGTTCAGAGGTCAGTTGCTCGACCTGCTGCGCGAAGGTCAAACCGGTGAGCAAGCCTTTTTGGTGCTGGCACGTTGGTTGTCACATCCTGAGCCCGAAGCGTTTGTGCGTGAAGGTGTAGAGGTCATGGCGCAATTGCAGCGTGAGGGCATCGTGCTGGGCGCTCGCGCTTAA